Part of the Magnetococcales bacterium genome is shown below.
GCTTCAACGGGCTTGGTGGCGGTCTTCGGCGGCGCAACGCGCTCAGTCTCAGGCCCCTCCCACTCAGACTCCTCCCGGGCGGCGACGGCGGCCATTGGTGGCGGGGCAGGCGCAACCACCTCTTCAACCGCAGGTGGCGCGGCAAGCACAACCACCTCTTCAACCGCTGCTGACGCGGCAGGTGCAACCACCTCTTCGACCGCAGGTGCCGGGGCAGATGCAACCTCCTCTTCGACCGCAGCCGACGCGGCAGGGGGAATCGCCCTGGATTCGGCCCGCCTGGGCGCGGTTTCAACCGGACGGTCGACAACAGATTGAACCCGGGAAAAATTCTGCTCGGAGGGGGCGACATCCGAAGAGTCGACCGGGACGGCACGGGTCACTTCCGCCATGTCATTGACACTCGTTTCCACCACAGACTCACGCGCTTGGGAATCAGCCATATCCTTATCCTTGTCCTTATCCACGATTTTACCGGGTTCAGCGGGAAGGGCCGACACAACTTCCCGAGTGGCGTCGCCAGCGTCGCCATTGGTTTTTACGCTGCCGCCCTGTGTCAGGGTTCGTTCCTGTCCTGTTTTGACCTTGACCATACCTTCCTCTCCAGATGGGTACGCACTATGCGTTGATTTCATCTGCAAATCAAGGACCGATACCGACGGCGCCGCCGGTATGGTAAACGCTTGACCGATCGGTGTGGCATGACGCAGAATATTTTGTATATCCTCTATTTTTTGAGGTTCACTTAAATTTTCCAAATCACGCCAGTGAGGGGTTGTTGCCGGGATGGTGGCGTGCAACAAGGCAGCAAGCGTGGTATCGGGAGTTTCCGGGGCCGCCGTCGAGAAGCTGGCCGGGTCACCGGCGGCAGGAACCGATGCAGGCGGAGGCGCTGCATGCCAGGTCGGAACAGGGTCGATATTGCGGAAAAGGTTTTGGTGCGAAACATTCTGTCCAAACATGCGCTGCCGTACCACATCGCTCCACCGGCCTCTCTTCTTGAGCAGGGGAGCAGGGCGTGTGACGGAGAGCCCCGGGCGCGGGGGACGGCCACCAGCCCAGGTGGGGGTTAAAAATAGGGGTTGTCCAGAGTTGTCCAGGATTCCTTCCACGTGAAACCTGGGCATGAACGCTGTTTCACACCCCCGGGTGGAGCTTGGCGAAGCTGAAGGAGGATCTTTTCTTTCCGACGCGGCTGGACCGGCCCGAAGAGCAGAGGAGGGAACCTGGGAGCGGGGCGCTCCCGGCGCTGCCTCATGGGCCCAAAGGGCGCCAAAGGGGCCGGTCAGGAAGGTCTCGGCGTAGAGGGTTGGCCAACCGTGGGTCAGGAAGGGAACACCCGGTCCCTTGAAGAGATTTTCCCGGCGTTTGATCTCCACGGATGCCGGTGTGGCAAAATGGCCTTTCCAGAAAGTCTCCTCCAGGGCCAAACCCCAAACCGTCTGGGAAGGTGCGTAACCTCCGATAAAACCGCCTAATTTGTGAATTGATTCCGGAATTTGGGAGAGGGAGCGCTTCCGGTAGGCGAGCCTGGAGGTGGCGGATGGGGCTCTGTTGGTTTTTGAGTGGGCGCCCGCCTCTTGTTTGGTGTGGACCTGGTCGGAAGGCAGCGGATCGGAAAGATCCTCCATGGCCTGGGGTTCCGGGAGGTTCTCCAACACCCGGTCCGGTTGCAGCAGCTCGGCGGGTGCCGGGGATGGCGTCGAGCCATCCGGTTGTTGGGCCGCAGTGGGTGCCGGAAAGGGAGCGGTCTGATCCTTCCATGCCGTTTTTCCCGAGGCCACGTCGGGCGACCCCACGTTGGCCACGCCAGGGGTCAAGCCGACGGGTTCCACCTCGGCGGCCATCCAGGGCATGGCACGTCCCGGCAGATTGACAACCGAGGTGACGATTCGCAACTCCCCGGCGGTTATGGCCGTAGGTTGCGGGATGGCCAGGGGGAGTGGCATGGGCGTGGGGAGGGGAGTGACGACCGGAAGATGGGTCACCCACTGGACAGTTGCAGCGGGGCTGGCATCCGCGACGGGGGGGGACTCCATGGCCGCAGCGGGGTCGCAGGTTCGGGTTTGCAGATGCTGGATCAACCCGGCAAAATCCGGCTTGCCTCCACCGGTTACGGGAGCGGCCAAGTCAGGGGGACCGGCTACCGGAAAAGTCTCCAGGGGTTTTGTTTCGCCTCTTGGCTTGGGGGAGGGCTCCGTCACGGGCAGGGGGGAGTCCTCTTTCTCTTTCCAGACCTCCTGGCGCACCACGCGCAGGAGGGGCCGCCTGGAAAATCCTTCTCTTCCAACGGTTTTTTGCCGCGGCATTTCCGGAGGCATCGGCAGTGGCGGGTTTTGCCACATGTTTCCGGTCAAGGCACCGCCCGGGGCGAGCACCCCGGTGCGCCGTAATTCGACGGAGGAGGCCATGGGCGTGGGATGAAAAACAGGTTCCCTTTCCCGGGTTTCGACCAGGGAGAGCAACTGTAGTTCTTGTCGGACCTCACCCGCCATGTCCGGCATGGACCAGGGAACGACTTGGGCAGACGGGGACGTTCTGCGGTGGCCTTTACGGACCGGAACAGCCACCGATTCCGGCCTGGACCATGAGGCGGTGGATCCGTTCAGGGGGTGAGGTTTTTCCTCCAGATGGGGGCGCAATCGGGCGGGATCGGGCAGGGTGCGGCCTTTCTCATCGGGCGCCAATCTCCGGGCCCTGGGTGGCGAAATCTCCGGTGTGGCCACCTCGGGGGCAACCGCTGGGGCTGTTCGGGCTCCGCCTCTGGTGCTCCGGCCTCGGCCTGGTTTTTTGCCCATCAAGGCAAGCAGAACGGGATTGGTCACTTCGGGCAGCAGAGGGGTGGGCGACTCTTCCATGGACAGGGCAGCATCGGCCCCTCCCGGGGTGTCGGTCGCGGTGGCGTCGATTGAAAGAGGAGAGGGCATTTCCGGCATGGTCGCCGGAAGAGCGGACTCGAAAACTTCCGCAGGAGCGGAAGCTGGCGCCAAGTGGAATGGCGCGACGGGATTTTCCACAGCTCCGGAAATTTCCGCAGAGGCGGAAGCTGGTGCCAAGTGGGATGGCGCGACGGGATCTTCCACAGCCGCAGCGGATGCCTCGAACACCGCAGAATACCCGGGTGGGGGCGAATGCTCCTCGTTGGGTTGGGCATGGGTTTCCGGCGAAGGTGCAGTAACCGGCATGGGAGACTCCTGAGCAGAAGGAACAGCATGTGCGGGCATGGTCACGGCAGAGGTCGATGTCGGCGCAGCTGCTGCGGTCGCGGGCGCATCCGACCCGCCTGGTTGGAAAAGTTCGCGCCGTTGCCGGGATAACTCGGCCAACTCGTTGGCAGCGGCTCGGAAGGCGGCTATTCCGCGCAGGCGCTCGGACGGGGTTTGTTCTTTCGGATGTGTTGGCATATCCCTTCTCGTGACTCCAAGGAGTTCCGATTCAGCCACCAAAAAAGTCTTGTACCCAGCAACCATTCAGCGTGGCGAGCCCTGACAAACCGGCAACGAATCCGGGTCCAGGGGGCTGGCTCCCTGGCTTAGTCCAGGGCAGCGTCCTGGTGGGGTTCGGGGCGAAGCCCTGACAAAGGCTTTCATGTCCAAGCTTTTTTTAAAAATGTGCCGAACAGTTATGCACGCCAAAGTTTTTCCAACAAGGGTGCTGAAGAGTGATCTGTTATTGCAGTTTGGCAAACAGCCGTGTTCCATTGCGTTCGATTTCGACAAGCATCCATTGTCGACCTGCCGCCGCCTTGATGGCCTGATCCAGGGCGGCAGCGTCCGGGGTGGGTATGCCGTTGATCGCCAGGATGACATCTCCGACGTGGAAGCCTGCCAGCGCAGCCGGTGATCCGGATGTCACCTCTTTGACTGTTCCACCGCGTGCTCCGAGAGAGCCGGGCCGGGTGGGCGTGAACTCCGCTCCCATCCATTCAAACTCGGCGGGAGGGGGAGTGGGGGGCTTGGCCGTAGCTGTGCCGGGGGGGGGATGTTGGCGACAAACCCGGTGTGGGTGGTGGCAGAGGGGCTGTTTCCCACGGCTGGGCGCCTACGGGGGAGGTCAAGGCCACACTCCAGGCTTGGGGTTGCTGGGGGGTGGCTGCTCCCGGGGTGCGGGGAGGGATATGCAGATAGACCGGACGGCGGCTGGAGCCATTGGCCACGGCGAGGCGCACCTCCTCTCCCGGTTTGGCATGCGCGAGCCTTTGCTCCAGGATACTGGGACTTTCTGCCCAGCGTCCTTCCACTTTGTGGATCACATCGCCGGCGCGCAAACCTGCCTGGTCGGCCATCGATCCAGGCTGCACGGCCTCCACCATCAATCCCTTGGGGGCGGGGAGTTGTTGCTGGCGGATTCTCTGGAGATTCAGCACGGTCACGGTCAGCCCGAACTGGGTTGCGAGGCGTTGACTGGCCAGGAGCTCTTCCTGTGTTCCGGCGTCGTTGGGCGGAGAGGGTACTCCATCGCCCGGAGGGATGCTCAGGGCGCCGCCATCCGTGCCATTGGCGGCAGCCATGCCCGGATAGACGCCGACCGCGCCGCTCGGATCGAACACATACCTGGCATCGACGCGCTTGCGGTGCAGAATGCCGTTTGCTCCCGGAGGGCCGCCTGAAAAGGCGGACTGGTTGTAAGCGGCAGGCAGGGCGCCAGGCGGTGTGGACAGAATTTCGTGGCAATTGACACAGGGCCCCCGGTCGCCGTGGGGCATGACGGCGTTGGCCTGGATGGGCGGGGGAGGTCGGGCTGCGACATGCGCACCGCCGCCCGCTCCCGTCCATTTGGGCAGGTTTGGAGTCACTGTCGGCAGGCGCAGGGTTTCTTCCAAAAATTCCCGCACCGTGTTGGCGGGGACGGCAAAGCCAACACCGGCAAAGGCGTTGGTGGTGGTATAGATGGCCGTATTGATGCCGATGACATAACCACGGCCATCGACCAGAGGACCACCCGAGTTGCCCCTATTGATGGCCGCGTCGGTCTGGATCAGCCCGCGATGCATGTTGCCGCCGATGTTGATCGCCTTGCGCTTGCCGGAGACAATCCCCTGGCTCACGGTTTGATCGAGCCCGAACGGCGTGCCGATGGCGATGACCGGATCACCCACGTTGACCAGCGTACTGTCGCCGAAGGCAACAGGTTGCAGAGGGGTTTCCGGATCCACCTTGAGCAACGCAAGGTCGCGTTGGGCATCCAGGGTGACGACCTCGGCAGGCAACACCAGGTTGCTTCCCTGGGCATTGAACAGGGTCACGTAGACGTGCTTGGATTTTTCCACTACATGGAAATTGGAGAGGATATAACCATCCTCGGTGACCACGACGCCGGAGCCGATGCTCTCGGTGGTCACGCCGCTGAAGGGATCGGCGTACTGGAGACCGGGATCCCGGGTGGTGGTGCCGGGTGCAGGGGGTGTGTTGGGCGCAGGGGCCGCAGGAGAGAGGACGTTCTCCGGCAGGCGGGTGCTGGTGGCACTGACATTGACCACGCTGGGCAGCAGGGCGCGGGCCACGGCGGCAAAACGGGTCGGGGTGCGGGTCTGCACGGGTGTTGCGACACCGGTCGGGAGTTCCGGCGTTGTCCCGGTCATCTCCAGCGGGCTCACCGCAGCGACCGGTATTGCCACGGGACCGATCAGCCCGGCACCGGGGGGTGTGGCCGCCTGTTTTGTGCGCACTCCGCCCGATCGGACAGCATAAAACCCGCCCGGCGTGTGCTGATCCCACCAGAACGTGCCCACCAAAAGCACGATGGCGATTGCCCCCACCATGAAGAGGTATTTCAGGAAGCCGCGCCCGCAGTTCGGATCCTGCTCCGGGGTCATTCCAGTCCACTCTCCGGCTTGGATGACGGGGGGGGGTCACTCAACTCTTCAGTGTCTGGATCCATCTCCGAAACGGGTGCGGCGTTGACCTCCCGCATGCGGGTTACGCCGGCTCCCAGGGCGACAAAGCCAAAAAGAACCAGGATGAGTGGAATCAGGCCCCGCAAAAACTCAACCATGGACCACCACCAGGCGGACAAACCCCAAAGGCCCAGCGAGATGGCCACCAACCCGATTATGATGCTCGGCATGATCCGATTTTTCCTCTTCGCAAAAACATTCATCGCTCCCCCGGGATCCTGCTACGGCAAGACTCTTCGCCCCACCGAAGCCAACCCCGAAAACACACCTCCGAGGGCACACTCTACCCGTATATCACAGGAACTTCCAGGAGTTTTTGACATGTTTGCCATTCATCCATCCAGGCAGTATGGTGGGGGATGGCGGCAGGAGGCACGGTTGGTGCAGCCTTCGATCCACCGACCCACCTTTTCGGTCCAAGAATCGGGAAAAACGACGATGAATATCCTACTTCTGGCCACCCCTTTCAACGATGCCTGGGTCAATGAACATCCGGCGGCCAACACCGGTTATCCCATGGGGATACCTTATATCCACGCCGTTCTGGAAAACCTGGGCCACAAGGTTACCTCGCTGCCCTTGAACCACATGGCGGCGGATGTTGCCGACCAACTCATCCAGCAGGCCCTGGAACAGTGCCGACCTGATGTGGTCGGTTTCAACATTCTGAGCGACGGTCGCACGACGGCTTTTGTTTGGATCAGGCGGATACAACGGGATTATCCCCACATCCGCATTCTTGCGGGGGGGGTGCATGCCACCACCATGCGGGAACAGGTGGTGCGTCATTTTCCCCGAGTGGTGGTCGTGGTGGGCGAGGGTGAGGAAACGGTGCCCGAGTTGCTCTCCGTGCTGGAACGGAACGGC
Proteins encoded:
- a CDS encoding PDZ domain-containing protein, with the protein product MGAEFTPTRPGSLGARGGTVKEVTSGSPAALAGFHVGDVILAINGIPTPDAAALDQAIKAAAGRQWMLVEIERNGTRLFAKLQ
- a CDS encoding trypsin-like peptidase domain-containing protein is translated as MTPEQDPNCGRGFLKYLFMVGAIAIVLLVGTFWWDQHTPGGFYAVRSGGVRTKQAATPPGAGLIGPVAIPVAAVSPLEMTGTTPELPTGVATPVQTRTPTRFAAVARALLPSVVNVSATSTRLPENVLSPAAPAPNTPPAPGTTTRDPGLQYADPFSGVTTESIGSGVVVTEDGYILSNFHVVEKSKHVYVTLFNAQGSNLVLPAEVVTLDAQRDLALLKVDPETPLQPVAFGDSTLVNVGDPVIAIGTPFGLDQTVSQGIVSGKRKAINIGGNMHRGLIQTDAAINRGNSGGPLVDGRGYVIGINTAIYTTTNAFAGVGFAVPANTVREFLEETLRLPTVTPNLPKWTGAGGGAHVAARPPPPIQANAVMPHGDRGPCVNCHEILSTPPGALPAAYNQSAFSGGPPGANGILHRKRVDARYVFDPSGAVGVYPGMAAANGTDGGALSIPPGDGVPSPPNDAGTQEELLASQRLATQFGLTVTVLNLQRIRQQQLPAPKGLMVEAVQPGSMADQAGLRAGDVIHKVEGRWAESPSILEQRLAHAKPGEEVRLAVANGSSRRPVYLHIPPRTPGAATPQQPQAWSVALTSPVGAQPWETAPLPPPTPGLSPTSPPRHSYGQAPHSPSRRV